In a single window of the Oscillospiraceae bacterium genome:
- a CDS encoding S-layer homology domain-containing protein, with protein sequence MKKFLFAIALLIVLSAIAFAAEPGYFIAPSAEEGFVADATIGCRLIVTDTYLRVTSTGDLNEGSVGDPYFVMNTELDSKYEWIKLRIKNLSDAPVFEFHFASTATGDKVTASSCTHFPISTKDSSYKEYIFNIKEHNLASQNINNDVKLENSTWDGTVSQVRFDCMWIAEPSGQVPKGSVMEIDYIGFFETKEDAEGFVPPAKVVKNNADYSGVEWDKNSPHFITSDESESDNWLASSSSVAYELGNLRLTPTGIDPTLTREFEEPFKAEEYPYFAYRYKAITEINQGGFFFTNQYQPKLSDATYSEFDIMYPGEWTNLVMDMRTMKHGNWKGDINLMRLDPVNSSSADMAAIIYINRLGFFKSEEEAYAFLHEGSSEDFSTSAEFRGYMYKALIPGGSLYEGYKKDDFILSSITPEGEGTSAPVVYRTEADGTKSLVALGYTNENGYTSYVANKAGEYTLGYNHKDYTDIAGHWGEGYINFVSDRALFGGTSPTEFSPDMTMTRGMFITVLGRMHGLDTSKYDGNTGYGDVPATEYYAPYIQWAKKKGIMAGLSDVTFAPEDPITRATMAVVIKNYVDNSGFKFTIYSETEGFNDLAGLDEATVNAINTVKNVGIVGGKGEGRFDPNGISTRAEVATVMERVIKAVLGVNVPAGAYTNEYIARDRIRLGVWNFTSALGTPEGMKDLRDLGIDLIVHGPGGSTGDVVLNYADVYGIEVYMHDYYTLNASPKDVDKFIENTDPKVVSAGYSHHPSFSGHYITDEPGTDYFAALGKVVDDYEAQMPGKRAFINLLPMYANAAQLKYGASAAAIEYYDADPDLYRKHCQEWFNSTATDYICTDIYPLNWTGAMKTTYNNYVESINQIASVAREAGKEFWCCIQTYGWQANKRTPDESEYRWQCYCMLSFGCTGILLWQYYSSNPQFPSLVDNMTLEPTQAYYDCQPVMWEMRNLSDTYIQYKYLGTYTLNATKPYQKMTNEYTGFDGITVESDSALLVGCFEQKDGSGAKAMTIVNMEEFEESLAVSANLKVDPAKKVTVYNRAEPKVVEHNGEIELWLNCGDGLFITIE encoded by the coding sequence ATCGACTGCAACAGGGGACAAGGTTACCGCATCCAGCTGTACACATTTTCCTATCAGTACAAAGGATAGCAGCTATAAGGAATATATTTTCAATATCAAGGAACACAATCTGGCTTCACAGAATATCAATAACGATGTAAAGCTGGAAAATTCCACATGGGACGGAACTGTTTCGCAGGTTCGCTTTGACTGTATGTGGATAGCCGAGCCTTCCGGTCAGGTGCCCAAGGGCTCTGTAATGGAAATCGATTATATCGGATTTTTCGAGACCAAGGAGGATGCCGAAGGATTTGTGCCCCCTGCAAAGGTGGTTAAGAATAATGCGGATTATTCCGGCGTTGAGTGGGATAAAAACAGCCCACACTTTATAACCTCTGATGAATCGGAGTCAGATAACTGGCTTGCAAGCAGTTCTTCTGTTGCTTATGAGCTGGGAAATCTCCGTCTTACTCCCACCGGTATCGACCCCACTCTCACAAGAGAATTTGAAGAGCCCTTCAAGGCAGAGGAATATCCTTATTTTGCATATCGCTATAAGGCTATAACAGAAATAAACCAGGGTGGATTCTTCTTCACAAACCAGTATCAGCCCAAGCTTTCTGATGCTACATACAGTGAGTTTGATATAATGTATCCCGGCGAGTGGACCAATCTTGTTATGGATATGCGTACCATGAAGCACGGCAATTGGAAGGGCGATATCAACCTCATGCGTCTGGACCCCGTTAACAGCAGTAGTGCCGATATGGCAGCAATTATTTATATCAACCGTCTGGGCTTCTTCAAGAGCGAGGAGGAGGCATACGCTTTCCTGCATGAAGGCTCCTCTGAGGATTTCAGTACCTCTGCGGAATTCAGAGGCTATATGTATAAGGCTCTTATTCCCGGCGGTTCGCTTTACGAGGGCTACAAAAAGGATGACTTTATCCTTTCAAGCATCACTCCCGAGGGTGAGGGCACTTCCGCTCCCGTGGTTTACCGTACCGAGGCAGACGGAACAAAAAGTCTTGTAGCATTGGGCTATACCAACGAAAATGGTTATACATCTTATGTTGCAAACAAGGCGGGCGAATATACCCTTGGCTATAACCACAAGGATTACACCGATATTGCAGGTCACTGGGGCGAGGGATATATAAACTTCGTTTCCGACCGCGCACTGTTCGGCGGTACAAGTCCCACCGAATTCAGCCCTGATATGACCATGACCAGAGGAATGTTCATTACCGTTCTGGGACGTATGCACGGACTTGATACCTCCAAGTATGACGGCAATACAGGCTATGGTGACGTTCCCGCTACCGAGTATTACGCCCCATATATTCAGTGGGCGAAGAAAAAGGGTATCATGGCAGGTCTGAGCGACGTGACCTTTGCGCCCGAAGATCCCATCACCCGTGCAACAATGGCGGTTGTAATCAAAAACTATGTTGACAACAGCGGATTCAAGTTTACCATTTATTCCGAAACCGAGGGCTTTAACGACCTTGCAGGTCTCGACGAGGCTACCGTAAACGCTATCAATACCGTTAAAAATGTAGGTATTGTAGGCGGTAAGGGAGAAGGCAGATTTGATCCCAACGGCATTTCCACCCGTGCAGAAGTAGCTACCGTTATGGAGAGAGTTATAAAGGCTGTTCTGGGCGTTAATGTTCCCGCAGGAGCTTACACCAACGAATATATCGCTCGTGACCGTATACGCCTTGGTGTATGGAACTTCACAAGTGCTCTCGGAACACCCGAGGGTATGAAGGACCTTCGCGACCTTGGTATTGACCTTATTGTTCACGGCCCCGGCGGTTCTACCGGAGATGTTGTCCTCAACTATGCCGATGTATACGGTATTGAGGTATACATGCATGACTACTATACTCTTAACGCATCTCCCAAGGATGTTGATAAATTTATTGAAAATACAGATCCCAAGGTGGTTTCTGCAGGATATTCACATCATCCTTCCTTCTCGGGTCATTATATCACCGACGAGCCCGGAACGGATTACTTTGCGGCACTTGGTAAGGTAGTGGATGACTATGAAGCACAGATGCCCGGCAAGCGCGCATTTATCAATCTGCTTCCCATGTACGCAAATGCAGCTCAGCTCAAGTACGGTGCTTCTGCGGCGGCAATCGAGTACTATGATGCAGACCCCGATCTTTACAGAAAGCATTGCCAGGAATGGTTTAATTCCACCGCCACCGATTACATCTGCACCGACATTTATCCTCTCAACTGGACAGGTGCCATGAAGACAACATATAACAACTATGTTGAATCCATAAACCAGATAGCTTCGGTTGCACGCGAGGCAGGAAAGGAATTCTGGTGTTGTATCCAGACCTACGGATGGCAGGCTAATAAGCGTACTCCCGATGAATCCGAGTACAGATGGCAGTGCTACTGCATGCTGTCCTTCGGATGCACAGGTATTCTTCTGTGGCAGTATTACAGCAGTAATCCTCAGTTCCCGTCCCTTGTAGATAACATGACTCTGGAGCCTACTCAGGCATATTATGACTGTCAGCCTGTTATGTGGGAAATGAGAAACCTTTCCGATACTTACATTCAGTACAAGTATCTTGGCACCTATACTTTAAATGCAACCAAGCCGTACCAGAAGATGACGAATGAATACACCGGCTTTGACGGCATAACAGTAGAATCTGACAGTGCTCTGCTTGTAGGTTGCTTTGAACAGAAAGACGGCAGCGGTGCAAAGGCGATGACCATTGTAAATATGGAAGAATTTGAAGAATCACTTGCTGTATCAGCAAATCTCAAGGTTGACCCTGCTAAGAAGGTTACAGTCTATAACCGTGCCGAGCCTAAGGTTGTTGAACACAACGGTGAAATTGAGCTTTGGCTCAATTGCGGCGACGGATTGTTTATAACCATCGAATAA